One segment of Zhihengliuella halotolerans DNA contains the following:
- a CDS encoding cytochrome b/b6 domain-containing protein, with translation MDVNASLSTKTPAGGSKPWARYGIAAAVAVVVFALLVLGSRWLVTLEPVQGFLRDYPGHTPLPAGTAEGLPAWLGWQHFLNMFFLFLIIKTGWQVRTQQRPPANWTRNNKGLIKTKNPPKRISINLWFHLTLDALWVLNGLVFMVLIFATGHWVRIVPTSWDVFPNALSAGLQYLSLNWPMENGWVNYNSLQLLAYFLTVFVAAPLAIATGLRMSEVWPKKAAINKVYPIELARAVHLPTMVYFVLFVIAHVALVLATGARANLNHMFAARSDDGWLGFWIFVVAVLVSVAAVVFSRPVVIAPIANLTGRVSR, from the coding sequence ATGGATGTGAACGCGTCGCTTTCGACGAAGACCCCCGCTGGCGGATCGAAGCCGTGGGCGAGGTACGGCATCGCGGCGGCCGTGGCCGTCGTCGTATTCGCCCTCCTGGTGCTCGGCTCGCGGTGGCTCGTCACCCTCGAGCCGGTGCAGGGCTTCCTGCGCGACTATCCGGGGCACACGCCACTGCCGGCCGGCACGGCCGAAGGGCTGCCCGCCTGGCTCGGCTGGCAGCACTTCCTGAACATGTTCTTTTTGTTCCTGATCATCAAGACCGGTTGGCAGGTGCGGACCCAGCAGCGTCCGCCGGCGAACTGGACGCGCAACAACAAGGGTCTGATCAAGACCAAGAACCCGCCGAAGCGCATCAGCATCAACCTGTGGTTCCACCTGACGCTGGACGCGCTGTGGGTGCTCAACGGGCTGGTCTTCATGGTGCTGATCTTCGCAACCGGCCATTGGGTGCGGATTGTCCCGACGAGCTGGGACGTCTTCCCCAATGCGCTCTCCGCCGGGCTGCAGTACCTGTCGCTGAACTGGCCGATGGAAAACGGGTGGGTGAACTACAACTCGCTGCAGCTGCTGGCCTACTTCCTGACGGTCTTCGTTGCGGCGCCGTTGGCCATCGCGACGGGCCTGCGCATGTCGGAGGTCTGGCCGAAGAAGGCCGCTATCAACAAGGTCTACCCGATCGAACTGGCCCGCGCCGTTCACCTGCCGACGATGGTCTACTTCGTCCTCTTCGTCATCGCCCACGTCGCCCTCGTGCTGGCGACCGGGGCACGGGCGAATCTGAACCACATGTTCGCCGCCCGAAGCGACGACGGTTGGCTCGGTTTCTGGATCTTCGTCGTCGCGGTGCTCGTCAGCGTCGCTGCGGTGGTCTTCTCGAGGCCCGTGGTCATCGCCCCGATCGCCAACCTGACGGGCCGCGTCAGCCGCTGA
- a CDS encoding PspA/IM30 family protein, with amino-acid sequence MQKQSIFGRIAQLAKANINSILDQAEDPEKMLDQMLRDYTNNIAEAESAIAQTIGNLRLMQQDRDEDTRNAADWGNKALAASSRADQERSNGDDARAAKYDSLAKVAIQRQMQAESEVRSSAPTIASQEQVVEKLKSGLEQMKNKRQQLIAKRDELVARAKAAEAQNQVHDAIKSIDIMDPSSEVSRFEEKIRREEARVLGASELAASSLDSQFEELEDLGEELEVEARLAALKQGKNPGALGEGAAEIEGSSYHGA; translated from the coding sequence ATGCAGAAGCAGTCGATCTTCGGGCGCATCGCCCAGCTCGCCAAAGCCAACATCAACTCGATCCTCGACCAGGCCGAGGACCCGGAGAAGATGCTGGACCAGATGCTGCGCGACTACACCAATAACATCGCCGAGGCCGAGTCCGCGATCGCGCAGACCATCGGCAACCTCCGCCTGATGCAGCAGGACCGCGACGAGGACACCCGCAACGCGGCCGACTGGGGCAACAAGGCGCTCGCGGCGTCCAGCCGCGCGGACCAGGAGCGGAGCAACGGCGACGATGCGCGGGCAGCCAAGTACGACAGCCTGGCCAAGGTCGCCATCCAGCGGCAGATGCAGGCCGAGTCCGAGGTCCGGTCGTCCGCTCCGACGATCGCCTCGCAGGAGCAGGTCGTCGAGAAGCTCAAATCCGGCCTCGAGCAAATGAAGAACAAGCGCCAGCAGTTGATCGCCAAACGCGACGAGCTGGTCGCCCGGGCCAAGGCCGCCGAGGCGCAGAACCAGGTGCACGACGCGATCAAGAGCATCGACATCATGGACCCGAGCTCGGAGGTCTCGCGTTTCGAAGAGAAGATCCGCCGCGAGGAGGCCCGCGTCCTCGGCGCCAGCGAACTGGCCGCTTCGAGCCTCGACTCGCAGTTCGAGGAACTCGAGGACCTGGGTGAGGAACTCGAGGTCGAGGCGCGGTTGGCGGCGCTCAAGCAGGGGAAGAACCCGGGGGCGCTCGGCGAGGGGGCGGCCGAGATCGAGGGCTCCAGCTACCACGGAGCCTGA